ATACCAAGCACCTGCTCGCCGCCGAGCCGAAGGGCAAGCCGCCGGCCACCAACGACGCCGCCAAACCGGTTATGACCGGCAAGGACATCAAGGTTTGGTTCCCGATCAAAAAGGGTTTCTTTCGCACCACCGTCGACAATGTGAAGGCTGTTGACGGAATCGACGTCACCGTACGCGCCGGCCAGACGCTAGGCGTCGTCGGCGAATCCGGCTCCGGCAAGACGACGCTCGGGCTGGCGCTGGCGCGGATGATCTCATCGACCGGCACCATCCAGTTCAATGGCAGCGACATCAACCAGCTTTCCTTCAACGCCATGCGGCCGCTGCGCCGCGAGTTGCAGATCGTTTTCCAGGACCCATTCGGCTCGCTCAGCCCGCGCATGTCGGTCTCGGAGATCATCGAGGAAGGCTTGAAGATCCACGAGCCGAAGCTGTCGCCCGACCAACGCGACGACAAGGTCGTCGCCGTGCTGAAGGAGGTCGGGCTCGATCCGGCGACCAGGAACCGCTATCCGCATGAATTCTCCGGCGGCCAGCGCCAGCGCGTCGCCATTGCGCGCGCCATGGTGCTCAATCCACGCTTCGTCATGCTGGACGAACCGACCTCGGCGCTCGACATGAGCGTGCAGGCGCAAGTGGTCGACCTCTTACGCAATCTGCAGGCCAGGCACGACCTTGCCTATCTGTTCATCAGCCACGATCTGAAAGTCATTCGCGCCCTTGCCAATGACGTCATCGTCATGCGCAATGGCAAGATCGTCGAAGCCGGCCCTTCCGAACAGATTTTCGAGCGGCCGCAGACCGACTATACGAAGGCGCTGATCTCGGCCGCGTTCAAGATCGAGACGGCGCCGGTCGGTATCGTCAGCGAATAACAGGGAATACAATCCGCAAATGGAAAAAGGCAAAATCCTGCTTGCCGTCACCGGCTTTCATCCGCAGCGCTGGCGCGAGCTGCTGTCGGCCGAGCGCGAAGTGGTGCTGGAGCCGGACGGCGCTTCGGATCCGTCGATCACCTATGCGGTGGTGTGGAAGCAGAAGCCGAACCTCTTGAAATCGCTGCCCAATCTACGCGCAATCTTCTCGATCGGCGCCGGCGTCGACCATATCTTCGCCGATCCCGGCCTGCCCGATGTGCCGATCGTCAAAGTGGTAGCCGACAACCTCACCCAATACATGACCGAGTATGTCGTCTGGCGGGTGCTCGACCATCATCGCCAGGGCATGCTCTATCGTGCCCAGCAGCCGAAGAAGACCTGGCACGAACCGCCGCAGCGGCCGGCCGGCGACATCTCGGTCGGCATTATGGGGCTCGGCAATCTCGGCCGCGCCGCGGCGTCGGTGCTGTTGTCGCTCGGCTTTGCCGTCAATGGCTGGTCGCGCAGCGACAAGGCCATGAAAGGCGTTGCGACCTATGCCGGAGAGGCCGGGCTGATCCCCTTCCTCAACGCCACCGACATACTGGTGGTGCTGCTGCCGCTGACGCCGGATACGCACGGCATCATCAATTACGGCGTGCTGAAGGAATTGCGCAAGCGCAACGGCCTCGGCGGCTCGGTGCTGATCAATGCCGGGCGCGGCCGGCTGCAGAAGGACGCCGACATATTGCGCGCGCTGGGCGACGGCACGCTGAAGGAGGCGAGCCTCGACGTGTTCGAGGTCGAGCCGCTGCCGAAGACCAGTCCGCTATGGAGTCACCCGAAAGTGTTCGTGACGCCGCACGCGGCGGCGACCTCCGACCCTGTCCACCTGGCGCCGAGCATGTTGCGGCAGATGGATGCCTTCGAGCGCGGCGAAAAGCTTGATAACGTGGTCGACCGCAAGGCGGGGTACTGAGGAAGTTCAGGTTCAGCTCGGCAGACTGAACTTCTTCTGCTTGTTGGGCTTGCCGCAGTCGCGGCGGACGATCGAGCGGTTCATGGCGTCGATCTTGCCACTAGCCAGATCAGTATCGCGCTTGCTTTTGGAGCGCATATCCGGGGTAAACGGGCCGAAGCCCATCGCCGGATTGGAGAAGCTCGGCTTGGCGGCCGTCGACAGATGGTATTGCTGCGCCAGTTCGTTGCGCTGCGCCAGCAACTGGTCGCAAGGCACATTGTCATACTGCAGCGACGATTGTACGTCCTGGTCCTGCCGCTCCGACATCGAACTGCTGCAGCCGGTCATCGCCAGGCAAGACACCAAGACCATCATGTTCCAGCGCATGTGTTCCTCCTCAATGCCTGCCGAGGGCTTTTCTAGGCTTGTATCCTACCTGATGCCGCGCCAGCCGCAAAAATCCTATTCACGTTTTCGAACAAGACGAGACATCAACCCTTGGACGAGGGCACCGCCAGCGCGGCAAGCCCGTCGACCGGCTGGCGGCGATCCCAGCGGATGACGGTCGGCTGCATCGACAGCACCGACAGGCCGTTTGCGGCAAGCACCCGCTCGACATAGGCTTGAGAATGGGCGTAGCGACGAGACGGCTGCAGCGCGAAACCGGCGTCGCCGCCCGCCCCGCCCTTGGCTGGCGTTTCGACGGAAAAGGCAAACAGGCCATTGGTGGCCAGAATGCCGGCGACGGTCTTCACCACGCGATCGAGCGCGCCGACATAGATGAACACGTCGGCCGCCGCCACCAGATCGGCTTTCGGCCCGGCATAGGCAAAATGCTGCAGATCGGCCTTGGCGAGCAGGTCGTAGACGCCCTTGGCGCGGGCCTTTTTCAGCATGGCGGCGGAGATATCGTAGCCCTCCAGCCGTTCGGCGACCGGCCGCAGTTTCTCGCCCATCAGACCGGTGCCGCAACCGAGATCGAGCGCCAGCGAAAAGCGGCCCGGTCTTGCCGCGCGAATGGCGCGATCGAGAAACTCCGGCAGCCGGTAGCCGAGCTTGTCGACCAGCGAGTCCTCGAAAGTCTCGGCATAGTGGTCGAACAGCGTCTCGACGAAGGCGCTGGGTGGCGCTGCGGCA
This region of Mesorhizobium sp. C432A genomic DNA includes:
- a CDS encoding ABC transporter ATP-binding protein, with the protein product MSELLLSVRDLSVAFTQGGNESTAVDHISFDLAKGETVALVGESGSGKSVSALSVLKLLPYPTASHPSGKILFQGADLLAMNEKQLRSVRGNKITMIFQEPMTSLNPLHTIEQQIVEILALHQGMGDRQAKARTLALLNEVGIREPEKRLDAYPHQLSGGQRQRVMIAMALANEPELLIADEPTTALDVTVQAQILELLAGLKSRKGMSMLFITHDLGIVRKIADRVCVMTKGKIVETGPTRDIFANPQHAYTKHLLAAEPKGKPPATNDAAKPVMTGKDIKVWFPIKKGFFRTTVDNVKAVDGIDVTVRAGQTLGVVGESGSGKTTLGLALARMISSTGTIQFNGSDINQLSFNAMRPLRRELQIVFQDPFGSLSPRMSVSEIIEEGLKIHEPKLSPDQRDDKVVAVLKEVGLDPATRNRYPHEFSGGQRQRVAIARAMVLNPRFVMLDEPTSALDMSVQAQVVDLLRNLQARHDLAYLFISHDLKVIRALANDVIVMRNGKIVEAGPSEQIFERPQTDYTKALISAAFKIETAPVGIVSE
- a CDS encoding glyoxylate/hydroxypyruvate reductase A encodes the protein MEKGKILLAVTGFHPQRWRELLSAEREVVLEPDGASDPSITYAVVWKQKPNLLKSLPNLRAIFSIGAGVDHIFADPGLPDVPIVKVVADNLTQYMTEYVVWRVLDHHRQGMLYRAQQPKKTWHEPPQRPAGDISVGIMGLGNLGRAAASVLLSLGFAVNGWSRSDKAMKGVATYAGEAGLIPFLNATDILVVLLPLTPDTHGIINYGVLKELRKRNGLGGSVLINAGRGRLQKDADILRALGDGTLKEASLDVFEVEPLPKTSPLWSHPKVFVTPHAAATSDPVHLAPSMLRQMDAFERGEKLDNVVDRKAGY
- a CDS encoding methyltransferase domain-containing protein encodes the protein MQPLKISSGDLTADRRADYAEMLFGSGEHAAAAELLLGALELAPQWAAGWFRLGEMQEATGLLDLATQAWATVLKLDPADRLGAALKLQLIGKAPAAAAPPSAFVETLFDHYAETFEDSLVDKLGYRLPEFLDRAIRAARPGRFSLALDLGCGTGLMGEKLRPVAERLEGYDISAAMLKKARAKGVYDLLAKADLQHFAYAGPKADLVAAADVFIYVGALDRVVKTVAGILATNGLFAFSVETPAKGGAGGDAGFALQPSRRYAHSQAYVERVLAANGLSVLSMQPTVIRWDRRQPVDGLAALAVPSSKG